One part of the Ktedonobacterales bacterium genome encodes these proteins:
- the mce gene encoding methylmalonyl-CoA epimerase: protein MTNQSDLSSADLPGHLITRIDHVAIVVRSIDQALALYRDVLGMQPSGIKTLPGEGVRIAFLPSGGPQGSEIELVEPTDPATGIAQFLEKRGEGLHHICLETPDIAAALAYLSARGARVIDTTPRQAAEGRAIFLHPKSANGVLLELVQRA from the coding sequence ATGACCAACCAGTCCGACCTTAGCAGCGCCGATCTGCCCGGCCATCTGATTACGCGCATCGATCATGTAGCTATCGTCGTGCGCAGCATCGATCAAGCATTGGCTCTCTATCGTGATGTGCTGGGCATGCAGCCTTCCGGCATCAAGACGCTGCCCGGCGAAGGCGTGCGCATCGCTTTCCTGCCTTCCGGCGGGCCACAGGGCAGCGAGATCGAACTGGTCGAACCGACTGACCCCGCAACTGGCATCGCTCAATTTCTGGAAAAGCGCGGCGAGGGGCTGCACCATATCTGCCTGGAGACACCCGACATCGCCGCTGCCCTTGCCTATCTCAGCGCGCGCGGCGCGCGCGTCATTGATACCACGCCGCGTCAGGCCGCCGAAGGCCGCGCCATCTTTCTGCACCCCAAAAGCGCCAATGGCGTCTTGTTAGAACTCGTACAACGGGCCTGA
- a CDS encoding AccI family restriction endonuclease, translated as MRTIRWSLFEDALSVTPEEIELELRGQAPAPWADFLLNPRRLRGSDFLMRVSQGQWSEHCLIQAVNATRQYLALPYGPSGTAPDQDHDVRAYELYFERLEAAGLGQLKRPDLLLFRREDEASVNKIIEKLGGEQELPFIPEEHPAMVTLLSKAIIAVECENSLWKVRQMADYGAKLTPQKRLGGKPGLKKRAVLPTVIIKEEDLSPLSRWQVERGVPIHVWQAFYDLAFGLALDEAQELIESGKIEPTTQIFQAPGGATTKKTIYKFYYHYAYPLAEAVEEPKLEAASITDKNGHILPYVKFIGGTLKIHSEALSKLDSASSR; from the coding sequence ATGAGAACCATACGCTGGAGTCTTTTTGAGGATGCCTTGAGCGTAACGCCAGAAGAGATCGAATTGGAACTTCGGGGGCAAGCCCCTGCACCCTGGGCGGATTTTCTTCTCAACCCGCGTCGCCTGCGCGGCAGCGACTTCCTCATGCGCGTGTCTCAGGGGCAATGGAGTGAGCATTGTCTGATTCAGGCTGTAAATGCGACAAGGCAATATTTAGCGTTGCCATATGGCCCCAGCGGAACAGCGCCAGATCAAGATCATGATGTGAGGGCTTATGAACTCTATTTTGAGAGGCTGGAAGCGGCTGGACTCGGCCAGCTCAAGCGCCCTGATCTCCTTCTATTTCGCAGAGAAGATGAGGCAAGCGTAAATAAAATCATTGAGAAGCTGGGAGGGGAGCAGGAGTTACCATTTATACCTGAAGAGCATCCAGCTATGGTGACATTGCTCTCAAAAGCAATTATCGCTGTTGAATGCGAGAATAGCCTCTGGAAAGTCCGACAAATGGCAGATTATGGCGCAAAGCTGACTCCGCAGAAGCGATTGGGTGGCAAGCCTGGCTTAAAAAAGAGGGCAGTACTCCCCACAGTGATTATCAAAGAAGAAGACCTCTCACCGTTAAGCAGGTGGCAAGTGGAGCGAGGCGTGCCTATCCATGTCTGGCAGGCTTTCTATGACCTGGCATTCGGGTTAGCCCTGGATGAGGCGCAGGAATTGATTGAGAGCGGTAAAATAGAACCAACAACACAAATATTTCAAGCGCCAGGCGGCGCAACGACAAAGAAGACCATCTACAAGTTTTACTATCATTATGCCTACCCGCTTGCCGAGGCTGTAGAAGAGCCAAAACTGGAGGCAGCTTCCATTACAGATAAGAATGGACACATCCTGCCGTATGTGAAGTTTATTGGTGGTACGCTAAAGATACATTCAGAGGCGCTGAGCAAACTTGACTCGGCTTCCAGCAGATAG
- a CDS encoding N-6 DNA methylase translates to MQPQRLPAAGPAREALREKGQFWTPDWIAQAMVSYVLQSETDHIFDPAVGAGAFFKAAKVIGERLGSRIELLGAEIDQAALQQAAQHGLTADDLASVQMSNFVLHPPARRFNAIVANPPYIRHHRLPAEVKAYLKTYSANLLGAAIDGRAGLHIYFLLRALQLLAPGGRLAFIMPADTCEGVFARPLWEWITQRYHLEAVVTFTPAASPFPQVDTNPMIFLIRKTEPATDFWWTQCAQAETTQLQTWIRSGFGAEPDGPLRIHHRPLSEGLSTGLSRPPAAERQSGIVLADVARVWRGIATGANDFFFLTREQARSLEIPDEFLRLAVGRTRDVDGNTITPGMLQQLQAAGRPTLLLSLDGRPLAGFPPSVQHYLLEGEKLGLPQRPLIAQRRPWYKMEVRAVPPFLFAYLGRRHARFIRNIASVMPLTGFLCVYPHESDPAFLEKLWSALTHPDTLANLPLVGKSYGAGAIKVEPRALERLPIPASASRAAGLEAVKQYRQPTLFS, encoded by the coding sequence ATGCAGCCGCAAAGACTACCAGCCGCTGGACCGGCCCGCGAGGCGCTTCGGGAAAAGGGGCAGTTTTGGACGCCTGATTGGATTGCCCAGGCAATGGTGAGCTATGTGCTGCAAAGCGAGACTGACCATATTTTCGATCCGGCAGTCGGGGCAGGCGCCTTCTTCAAGGCGGCGAAAGTCATTGGTGAACGCCTGGGCAGCCGCATTGAACTGCTGGGCGCCGAGATTGATCAGGCGGCGCTCCAGCAGGCCGCCCAGCATGGCTTAACGGCAGATGATCTGGCCTCAGTGCAGATGAGCAACTTTGTCTTGCACCCGCCTGCCAGACGCTTCAACGCCATTGTCGCTAATCCGCCGTACATCCGACACCATCGCCTGCCTGCCGAGGTCAAGGCATATCTCAAAACGTACAGCGCCAATCTGCTAGGAGCCGCCATTGATGGCCGGGCAGGACTCCATATCTATTTCCTGCTGCGCGCGCTGCAACTGCTCGCCCCTGGGGGGCGGCTGGCGTTCATTATGCCCGCCGATACCTGTGAGGGCGTTTTTGCCCGCCCGCTGTGGGAGTGGATCACACAGCGCTATCATCTGGAAGCTGTCGTAACCTTCACCCCAGCCGCATCTCCCTTTCCCCAGGTAGACACCAACCCGATGATCTTTCTGATCCGCAAGACGGAGCCAGCGACGGACTTCTGGTGGACGCAGTGCGCTCAGGCAGAAACAACGCAACTCCAGACGTGGATCAGATCAGGCTTTGGCGCGGAGCCAGATGGCCCACTGCGCATTCACCACAGACCACTTAGCGAAGGTCTCTCCACTGGCCTCTCACGACCGCCAGCCGCCGAGCGCCAGTCTGGAATAGTCCTGGCCGATGTAGCGCGGGTCTGGCGTGGAATTGCTACGGGCGCCAACGACTTTTTCTTCCTGACCAGAGAGCAGGCCAGATCGCTGGAGATACCAGATGAGTTTCTGCGGTTGGCCGTCGGGCGCACGCGCGACGTGGATGGGAACACGATTACCCCAGGAATGCTTCAGCAGCTTCAAGCAGCCGGGCGACCTACATTGCTGCTGTCGCTGGATGGTCGACCCCTCGCTGGATTTCCACCAAGCGTACAGCACTATCTCCTGGAGGGTGAAAAACTTGGTCTTCCACAGCGACCATTGATCGCGCAACGACGCCCCTGGTATAAGATGGAGGTTCGCGCTGTGCCACCCTTTTTATTTGCCTATCTTGGCCGTCGGCACGCCCGCTTCATTCGCAACATCGCCAGTGTCATGCCCTTGACGGGCTTCCTCTGTGTCTACCCTCATGAAAGTGACCCGGCCTTCCTGGAGAAGCTCTGGAGCGCTCTTACCCATCCCGATACGCTTGCCAACCTTCCGCTGGTAGGCAAATCCTACGGGGCTGGAGCCATCAAGGTCGAGCCGCGCGCATTGGAGCGCCTTCCGATTCCTGCCTCAGCCTCAAGAGCAGCAGGGCTAGAAGCAGTCAAGCAATATAGGCAGCCAACGCTCTTCTCATGA
- a CDS encoding ferric reductase-like transmembrane domain-containing protein has translation MDVTLLASSLWGQRPSTLAEAAAAPSPLLWYLTRTTAVSAYVTLTFAAMLGMVRGVARGSGEHLSWVVDELHQVLATIFAALVVLHLVTLIYDPFLPFSLGNILLPADEPYRPLAVDLGVVALYTLVVVLCSTWIRRSIPYRFWRMLHYASFATFVLVTLHGLLAGSDAGELWMRALYAGASAAIGFLVLMRFLNRPRREPAPEELPEDDDDDDEFVIIPASPRRPNKWPYRGS, from the coding sequence ATGGATGTGACTCTGTTGGCGAGCAGCCTTTGGGGGCAAAGACCCAGCACGCTGGCGGAGGCCGCAGCAGCCCCCAGCCCGCTGCTTTGGTATCTGACACGCACCACCGCCGTATCAGCCTATGTGACGCTGACCTTTGCCGCCATGCTCGGCATGGTGCGCGGGGTGGCGCGTGGGTCTGGCGAGCACTTATCCTGGGTCGTAGATGAACTTCATCAGGTGCTGGCGACAATCTTCGCTGCCCTGGTGGTCTTGCATCTGGTCACATTGATCTATGATCCTTTCCTTCCCTTTTCATTGGGGAATATCCTCCTGCCTGCCGACGAACCCTATCGCCCGCTGGCCGTCGATCTGGGGGTCGTCGCCCTCTACACGCTGGTAGTCGTCCTATGCAGCACGTGGATACGCCGCTCCATTCCCTATCGCTTCTGGCGCATGCTGCACTATGCCAGCTTTGCCACCTTTGTCCTGGTCACACTTCACGGGCTTCTGGCGGGCAGTGATGCTGGCGAACTCTGGATGCGAGCACTCTACGCGGGAGCCTCCGCTGCCATTGGTTTTCTGGTCTTGATGCGCTTCCTCAATCGGCCCCGGCGCGAGCCAGCTCCAGAGGAGTTGCCAGAGGATGACGATGATGATGACGAATTTGTCATCATTCCAGCATCGCCACGTCGGCCTAATAAATGGCCGTACAGGGGGTCATAA
- a CDS encoding MBL fold metallo-hydrolase yields MKVRSLGSGSSGNALLIESGATCLLVDAGLPPRILFARLRAAGLKRGQLTAILLTHEHSDHAQGAAVLAREWEAPIISAPETLRQILPTDEEGGPRCAIEPLAVGASLRVGSLDVSSFPVSHDAIAPCGYLISSQSWRVCVAIDTGMAQGPLLDALRAAQLLVLEANHDHERLLKGPYPWHLKKRILSPTGHLSNDQAADALESIVDNAPRWVWLAHLSRTNNTPDLARAQIAARLARLGASSIYPDVLPPGPGLEWDSADIWEHLPR; encoded by the coding sequence ATGAAAGTTCGCTCGTTGGGCAGCGGCAGCAGCGGCAATGCCTTGCTCATCGAATCTGGCGCTACCTGCCTGCTCGTTGATGCCGGGCTGCCGCCGCGCATCCTGTTTGCGCGGTTGCGCGCGGCGGGATTGAAGCGCGGCCAGTTGACCGCCATCCTGCTCACCCACGAGCATAGCGATCATGCCCAGGGAGCCGCTGTGCTGGCCCGCGAATGGGAAGCGCCGATTATCAGCGCGCCGGAGACGCTGCGCCAGATTTTGCCTACCGACGAAGAGGGCGGGCCGCGCTGCGCCATCGAGCCTCTGGCAGTGGGCGCGAGTTTGCGCGTGGGCAGCCTGGATGTCTCGTCGTTCCCCGTGTCCCACGACGCCATCGCTCCCTGCGGTTATCTCATCAGTTCGCAGAGCTGGCGTGTCTGCGTCGCCATTGATACGGGCATGGCGCAGGGGCCGCTGCTCGACGCCCTGCGCGCCGCGCAGTTGCTTGTGCTGGAGGCCAACCACGACCACGAGCGCCTGCTCAAAGGCCCGTACCCCTGGCATCTGAAAAAGCGCATCCTCAGCCCCACCGGCCATCTCTCCAACGATCAGGCCGCCGACGCGCTGGAGTCCATCGTAGACAACGCGCCCCGCTGGGTCTGGCTGGCGCACCTCAGCCGCACGAATAACACCCCCGACCTGGCCCGCGCTCAGATAGCCGCGCGGCTGGCGCGGCTGGGCGCATCTTCCATCTACCCGGATGTCCTGCCGCCTGGCCCTGGGCTGGAATGGGACAGCGCCGACATCTGGGAGCATCTGCCGCGTTAG
- a CDS encoding 2Fe-2S iron-sulfur cluster-binding protein: MSSRNGETGGLPIVSPANMMPVQVLQREIIAPETVTLYLVLPDTEQAPAPYQPGQFVTLALPTFRGTIYRSYSLCGDGRPDLPWEITIKRLHLGTVSTYLYDKVKEGSILFASIPRGTFTLPKNLQPGDPLIFVAVGSGITPIMGMLSALALLPPEYCPQVQLHYAARSLADMIYRRELQEMDPRERWLSRWFYLSSDGNRMTPEAVLSKAEHLALQAHWYMCGPETLKRDLHGLLEECEVPDEQVHAEVFAPQTSQAQTIERGGNAISGGLPSVAQVRVEETGAVLDARANETLLATLERHGYRPDFSCRAGACGACKLRVLSGQVSPVGEALSAAERRAGYVLSCVAMPQGDVTLASGGRAPAGGATVGAVPGAMINTRHAAIMRTRLTALLAVGGLVFGSWMLTNHKPASTLASSQPKTGVTPTQASQGNTPTAAPSGSTPRPGVTPTPRPGTTPTPRPQATPTPKPGVTPTPTPRPPTPTPTPKPPKPTPTPTATSGTS; this comes from the coding sequence ATGAGTTCCAGGAATGGCGAGACTGGCGGACTGCCAATTGTGTCACCGGCCAATATGATGCCGGTGCAGGTACTCCAGCGTGAGATCATTGCGCCAGAGACCGTCACGCTCTATCTCGTGCTGCCAGATACCGAGCAGGCTCCTGCGCCGTACCAGCCGGGGCAGTTCGTCACGCTGGCCCTGCCGACATTTCGCGGGACTATCTATCGCTCCTATTCGCTTTGTGGCGATGGACGGCCCGACCTGCCCTGGGAAATCACCATTAAGCGGCTCCACCTGGGTACCGTTTCCACCTACTTGTATGATAAAGTCAAAGAGGGGTCGATCCTCTTCGCAAGTATACCGCGTGGAACCTTCACCCTGCCCAAAAACCTCCAGCCAGGCGATCCACTAATTTTTGTGGCGGTAGGCAGCGGGATCACTCCCATTATGGGGATGCTCAGCGCGCTGGCGCTCCTCCCGCCGGAATACTGCCCACAGGTGCAACTGCACTACGCGGCGAGATCGCTGGCGGATATGATTTACCGCCGCGAACTACAAGAGATGGACCCTAGAGAGCGCTGGCTGAGCCGCTGGTTCTATCTCTCCTCTGATGGCAACCGCATGACACCAGAAGCCGTGTTGTCAAAGGCTGAACACCTGGCATTACAGGCGCATTGGTACATGTGTGGCCCTGAAACACTGAAGCGCGATCTGCACGGGCTGCTAGAAGAGTGTGAGGTTCCCGACGAGCAGGTGCATGCGGAAGTCTTTGCGCCGCAAACCAGCCAGGCTCAGACCATTGAGCGCGGAGGGAACGCTATCAGCGGCGGTTTGCCCAGCGTGGCGCAGGTTCGGGTGGAAGAAACGGGGGCGGTTCTGGACGCGCGGGCCAACGAGACACTGCTTGCCACTCTGGAACGACATGGCTATCGCCCCGATTTTAGCTGCCGGGCAGGAGCGTGTGGCGCCTGCAAGTTGAGGGTGCTTTCGGGGCAGGTAAGCCCCGTCGGCGAGGCGCTCAGCGCGGCTGAGCGTCGGGCTGGCTATGTCCTGAGTTGTGTTGCCATGCCCCAGGGAGATGTGACGCTTGCCTCCGGTGGACGAGCGCCAGCAGGAGGCGCAACTGTTGGAGCCGTTCCCGGGGCGATGATCAACACACGACACGCTGCCATTATGCGCACTCGCTTGACCGCGCTGCTGGCAGTAGGCGGGCTGGTCTTTGGCTCCTGGATGCTCACCAATCACAAGCCAGCAAGCACTCTGGCAAGCTCTCAGCCGAAAACGGGCGTCACTCCCACCCAGGCCAGCCAGGGAAACACGCCAACCGCTGCCCCTTCCGGGTCTACACCCAGGCCAGGCGTAACGCCCACACCCAGGCCAGGAACAACACCTACACCCCGGCCACAGGCAACGCCAACGCCGAAGCCAGGGGTAACGCCAACGCCGACGCCCAGGCCGCCGACGCCGACGCCAACACCGAAACCTCCGAAACCAACGCCAACACCTACCGCCACATCAGGAACCTCGTAA
- a CDS encoding FAD:protein FMN transferase, whose protein sequence is MMQASIAQQEYRLVEQTTRMMATDVSVHVAVPPAEEASAQAAIAACMAWLREVEQRLTRFNPESELCQLNNAAGHWRGVSRLTFTAVQEALIAAEMSDGLFDPTLLPQLEALGYDRDFAQITSEAATLPETQTGPSASDGSWHRIQMDARRQRIHLPEGTRLDLGGIAKGWAADAALKRCFRSFENVIINVGGDLRLRGQRQPDEHWAVGIRDPRYDHRPGPTPNIAVLTLGQGGLATSGGTHRFWQQGGQRRHHLLDPRTGLPANVWISFTGEEEMEEAESARLIATATALAPTTARAEAATKVALLRGYPDALHAVEQAWAGAAQVKADKGVALLLVLGTGEVVLSANMQAYLDTCGGGGMVWM, encoded by the coding sequence ATGATGCAGGCCAGCATTGCACAACAAGAATACCGGCTGGTAGAGCAAACGACCCGGATGATGGCGACAGACGTGAGCGTACACGTAGCCGTTCCGCCTGCGGAAGAAGCCAGCGCCCAGGCGGCTATAGCCGCCTGTATGGCGTGGCTCAGAGAAGTCGAGCAGCGGCTGACTCGTTTCAATCCTGAGAGTGAACTGTGCCAGTTGAACAACGCCGCTGGTCATTGGCGCGGCGTTTCCCGGCTCACCTTTACTGCTGTGCAGGAAGCACTAATCGCCGCAGAAATGAGCGACGGTCTCTTCGATCCGACTTTGCTGCCACAACTGGAGGCGCTAGGCTATGATCGAGACTTTGCGCAGATTACCAGCGAGGCGGCCACACTGCCCGAAACGCAAACAGGCCCTTCGGCCTCCGACGGAAGCTGGCACAGGATTCAGATGGACGCCAGGCGCCAGCGCATCCATCTCCCTGAAGGGACACGGCTCGACCTGGGTGGGATTGCCAAGGGCTGGGCAGCAGATGCCGCGCTGAAACGCTGCTTTCGCTCCTTCGAGAACGTCATTATCAACGTTGGGGGCGACCTGCGCCTGCGCGGCCAACGTCAGCCGGATGAACACTGGGCAGTCGGCATTCGTGACCCACGCTACGATCACCGCCCAGGCCCAACGCCAAATATCGCTGTCCTGACGCTGGGTCAGGGCGGCCTGGCAACCTCAGGAGGTACCCATCGCTTTTGGCAGCAGGGAGGCCAGCGGCGGCATCATCTGCTTGACCCGCGCACTGGCCTTCCAGCCAATGTCTGGATTTCCTTTACAGGAGAAGAAGAGATGGAAGAAGCCGAATCGGCCCGCCTGATCGCCACCGCTACTGCTCTGGCGCCAACCACAGCCCGCGCCGAAGCTGCCACGAAAGTGGCGCTGTTGCGCGGCTATCCCGACGCGCTCCATGCGGTGGAGCAAGCCTGGGCAGGAGCCGCCCAGGTAAAGGCCGATAAAGGCGTGGCATTGCTGCTCGTCCTTGGCACGGGCGAGGTTGTCTTATCCGCAAACATGCAGGCATATCTTGATACCTGCGGTGGAGGAGGCATGGTATGGATGTGA
- a CDS encoding acyl-CoA carboxylase subunit beta translates to MNTRERREELRRLKQEALLGGGQKRIEAQHKKGKLTARERLDLLLDPGSFNELDMFVTHRSSAFGLEKQRIAGDGVVTGYGEIDGRLVYVFAMDFTVFGGTMSEANAEKICKIMDMAMKNGAPIIGLNDSGGARIQEGVVSLGAYADIFLRNTLASGVVPQLSAVLGPCAGGAVYSPAITDFIFMVDGISHMFVTGPNVVKTVTHEDVTFEELGGASVHNAISGVAHFAAPNEAACLRQIRQLMSYIPSNNVEDPPRLEPGDSPDRVDEALDDIIPDNPNKPYDMKEIIRRVVDNGDFFEVQEQYARNIIVGFARLNGRSIGVIAQQPSVLAGVLDINSSDKAARFVRFCDCFNIPLITFEDVPGFLPGIGQEHGGIIRHGAKLLFAYCEATVPKLTVITRKAYGGAYDVMSSKHVRGDINYAWPTAEIAVMGPEGAVNILFKDEIERAADPTARRQELIAYYQEKFANPYEAAARGYIDEIIEPRDTRPKLIRALEMLKNKRDTNPPRKHGNIPL, encoded by the coding sequence ATGAATACCCGCGAACGCCGCGAAGAACTCCGCCGACTCAAGCAAGAAGCTCTGCTGGGCGGCGGACAGAAACGCATTGAAGCCCAGCACAAAAAAGGCAAGCTCACGGCCCGCGAGCGGCTTGATCTGCTGCTGGACCCCGGCTCCTTTAATGAACTGGATATGTTCGTCACCCACCGCTCCAGCGCCTTTGGGCTGGAGAAGCAGCGCATCGCGGGCGATGGTGTTGTCACCGGCTATGGCGAGATTGATGGTCGTCTGGTCTATGTCTTTGCGATGGATTTCACCGTCTTTGGCGGCACCATGTCCGAGGCCAACGCCGAAAAAATCTGCAAGATTATGGATATGGCGATGAAGAACGGCGCGCCGATCATCGGCCTGAACGACAGCGGCGGCGCGCGCATTCAAGAAGGCGTCGTCAGCCTGGGCGCGTATGCCGACATCTTCCTGCGCAACACGCTGGCCTCTGGCGTCGTCCCCCAGCTTTCGGCGGTCCTGGGGCCATGCGCGGGCGGCGCGGTCTATTCGCCCGCCATTACCGACTTTATCTTTATGGTTGATGGGATCAGCCACATGTTTGTCACTGGCCCCAATGTCGTCAAGACCGTGACCCACGAGGATGTGACCTTTGAGGAACTGGGCGGCGCGAGCGTCCACAACGCGATCAGCGGTGTCGCGCATTTCGCCGCGCCCAACGAAGCCGCCTGCCTGCGTCAGATTCGCCAATTGATGAGCTATATCCCTTCCAACAACGTCGAAGACCCGCCACGCCTGGAACCGGGCGATTCGCCTGACCGCGTAGACGAGGCGCTTGATGACATCATCCCCGACAACCCTAACAAGCCCTATGACATGAAAGAGATTATCCGCCGCGTCGTGGATAACGGCGATTTCTTCGAGGTGCAGGAGCAATACGCCCGCAACATCATCGTGGGCTTTGCGCGGCTCAATGGCCGTTCCATCGGCGTTATCGCCCAGCAGCCCAGCGTCCTGGCGGGCGTGCTGGACATCAACTCTTCAGATAAAGCGGCGCGCTTTGTGCGCTTCTGCGACTGCTTCAATATCCCGCTCATCACCTTCGAGGACGTGCCTGGCTTCCTGCCAGGCATCGGCCAGGAGCATGGCGGCATCATCCGACACGGCGCGAAGCTGCTCTTTGCCTACTGCGAGGCCACTGTCCCCAAGCTCACCGTTATTACACGCAAAGCCTACGGCGGCGCTTACGACGTGATGAGCAGCAAGCATGTGCGCGGCGACATCAACTACGCCTGGCCGACTGCTGAGATCGCAGTCATGGGGCCGGAAGGCGCGGTCAATATCCTGTTCAAAGACGAGATCGAGCGCGCCGCAGACCCCACGGCGCGCCGCCAGGAACTTATCGCCTACTATCAGGAAAAGTTTGCCAACCCCTACGAAGCCGCCGCGCGCGGCTACATTGATGAGATCATCGAGCCGCGCGACACCCGCCCCAAACTCATCCGCGCGCTGGAAATGCTCAAAAACAAGCGCGACACCAACCCGCCCAGGAAGCATGGCAACATTCCATTGTAG
- a CDS encoding DUF402 domain-containing protein — protein MLPRVFMRQEKYDHRLAGTWEGYLLPSSAARTSIWTPAGTVMHWSTRDWPMRYHSLQHFWPDRWYTLNALYRDHDLYAIYCTVILPPALGEGATYTDLELGLLVHPNYRHEVLHMETFELAAEGLGYPEDMRIGALLALDGLLRSANQRNGPFMTIPLALPRLDLETLSPEEIHAILDDFDEAIVRHPV, from the coding sequence ATGCTACCGCGCGTTTTCATGCGCCAGGAAAAGTACGATCACCGGCTCGCAGGAACATGGGAGGGGTATCTCTTGCCTTCCAGCGCAGCGCGCACGAGCATCTGGACCCCGGCGGGTACGGTCATGCACTGGTCCACCCGCGACTGGCCTATGCGCTATCACAGCCTTCAGCACTTCTGGCCTGATCGTTGGTACACCCTCAACGCCCTCTATCGTGATCATGACCTCTACGCCATTTACTGCACCGTCATTCTGCCGCCTGCCCTGGGGGAAGGCGCAACGTATACTGATCTGGAGCTTGGCCTCCTGGTCCATCCTAACTACCGGCATGAAGTGCTGCATATGGAAACCTTCGAGTTGGCGGCGGAAGGGCTGGGCTACCCCGAAGACATGCGTATCGGCGCGCTGCTGGCCCTCGATGGCCTGCTCCGCTCGGCGAATCAGCGCAACGGCCCCTTCATGACTATTCCGCTGGCGCTGCCACGCCTGGACCTGGAGACGCTCAGCCCCGAAGAGATACACGCCATTCTTGACGACTTCGACGAAGCTATCGTGAGGCATCCCGTATGA
- a CDS encoding phosphotransferase — protein sequence MLPLEEVVQQINTVHQTTFLSGDRYTTGEQGAYALSDAQGRRSILKWQPGTDHLERVLYAQTVTERLRMQGYPAPVYLYIGVAAGGIYSVQQRLAGTTMRRLTLQNLPDALKLHALHATQAPAGPRDWPREVIQTVMEGGNGYCLHTSLQQHSPETAHMLQTLQGLVIAHQERIRETNEIVHFDFQPANLLTRQGAISGVVDWEGVRPGDSAGSAKKRGPPVAPPSPRPPLASGRRGPEGERSPWRSGEPPGRRRYQWQPPIIGGTTLLFYGYDEGPVRDFLWGYALTRRPIQILSVYLAHLILRQVDWSLRHHEEAVSDRYITRGHALLAEIETRL from the coding sequence ATGCTGCCTTTGGAAGAGGTGGTCCAGCAGATTAACACCGTACACCAAACTACGTTCCTATCTGGAGATCGATACACCACAGGCGAGCAAGGCGCGTATGCCCTGAGCGACGCGCAGGGGCGTCGCTCTATCCTCAAATGGCAGCCTGGAACAGACCACCTTGAGCGCGTGCTGTATGCGCAAACGGTGACGGAACGCTTGCGCATGCAAGGCTATCCCGCCCCTGTGTATCTGTATATCGGCGTCGCTGCGGGCGGAATCTACAGTGTCCAGCAGCGGCTTGCTGGCACAACGATGCGCCGCTTAACCCTCCAAAACTTGCCAGATGCCTTGAAGCTGCACGCCTTGCACGCAACCCAGGCTCCTGCTGGCCCGCGCGATTGGCCCCGTGAAGTCATCCAAACAGTTATGGAGGGCGGCAATGGATATTGCTTGCATACCTCATTGCAGCAGCACTCGCCAGAGACCGCTCATATGCTGCAAACGCTTCAAGGTTTGGTAATTGCCCATCAGGAGCGTATCAGGGAGACAAACGAAATCGTCCATTTTGATTTTCAACCCGCCAACCTGCTGACGCGCCAGGGCGCCATCAGCGGCGTGGTGGATTGGGAGGGCGTTCGTCCTGGTGACAGCGCCGGTTCTGCCAAAAAGCGGGGGCCACCTGTAGCGCCGCCGTCCCCGCGGCCACCGTTGGCCAGCGGGCGCCGTGGCCCGGAGGGCGAACGCTCGCCCTGGCGCAGCGGTGAGCCGCCGGGACGGCGGCGCTACCAGTGGCAACCCCCGATAATTGGTGGAACCACACTCTTGTTCTATGGTTATGATGAGGGGCCGGTGCGCGACTTCCTGTGGGGATACGCGCTCACTCGCCGTCCCATACAGATCTTGAGCGTGTACCTGGCCCATCTCATCTTGCGCCAGGTAGATTGGTCCCTCCGTCATCACGAAGAGGCGGTAAGTGACCGCTACATCACTCGTGGACATGCCCTGCTCGCAGAGATCGAGACCCGCCTGTGA